The Puntigrus tetrazona isolate hp1 chromosome 13, ASM1883169v1, whole genome shotgun sequence genome contains the following window.
AacagaatgaattaaaaaaattaatgatcaaaattcatgtttaattttataaaactgAAGGATGAGTCACAATAATCTTCTGTACTCAAAATCACGCCAAAAAATGCTGTCAACTTTAAACTGTACTGAACTGTGAGCATGAAGGCCAATGTCTGAAACAAAACTATGAAGTCCTTAACTGTTTAAAGACACACGATGCACTTTAACCGAAGTCATACAACATTAAGTTTTTCTATGATCATGCAGCCAGTAACAGAACTTGCTACAAAAATGATAAACGACTCAATTTAAATCTAgaccatagaaaaaaaaaagaaaagcttgagCTTGGTTAACTGAAAGGTGAGCTGTCAGGAAGTGGGTTTTAAACTGTCATTTCCAAAAGACATCTCACTCAGCTCAACACTGCCAAGCATGTGCATCAAGTAATGCAAAGATATGATGctttatatcataaaaaaaactgaactggtTGCAAGATGAGGATTGTTCACAGAGGCAATTTGCAAATACACTTGCATATAATCCTCTATTCGCCTTGGGCATCTGACCTATAAAATGGACGTATGAAACAGAGCTACTGAACTCAACAATATAAACCTTTCCACTGTCGGTACATCTAAAAACTTtccacttttctttctttgtcatATATCAGAGATTGTGGTTAGAACACGAATGTGTCAGACAGCTGGGTTTAGCATGGTTTAAAGGTTAGAGAAAATGTGGGTGATAACATTTAAACCAGACTTTCTCTGAAACTGTTTACTAATTACAGTTGGTTTAGAAATTATATCTCTCCTACGTGGTAGGAGAAAGAAACCACAGAGCAAAACCTTTAACACAAGCATGTGCAAAACAGTATaagaattacagtatttaaaatatggATGAACAGGCTTCAGTTATGTTTTGGATCAAGCAAAACGAACAGAAAGACAAACCGCATTAAGAATGCAAATACAtgccatttattaatttagtttgctTATTAAGCCcgttatttgattaaattagcAAATCTTAACcgtgaaattaaaatacatcaTACTTAGTTATTCTAACAGTcgttacaaaatgtttattttttatggcagcacatgaaaaaaagtgttttatcgTTTCATCTTTTACAAGAGGAAAGCCAACAGCCCCGCGTGCATTAGTTAGTATCCTGTTTAGGTTTAGAGCAAGGTCTTAAACTCAAACCAATGCTTGGACAATCTGTTGCATTTAGGCCCATCGGACATCATTTTCACACATAGTTTTACATTACATGTACAAATATCAACATATTGTCATCATATTCATTCAATGGAACAATATTTGTCATTTGGGGTCACACCTAACGCAAATCATTAACCTTTTAGACACTTGAACAagtaagaaacaaaaaaaaaactatgtaaacgagaagaatattaatgtaaaagtatctattatttctaaaaatactcCAGCCATTGGAGTTCACCAATCGTTATTGATAAAGGCATCACTGCACCAACAGTTGAgcttgatttaataaataaataaatggtaaataaatatacataaacatccTACCTGAGCAGGCTGAACGGAGTCTGGTCAATATTCTGGATTTAAAAGCAGAAGTGTCACTTAAAGAACGAACTCGAAGTACAGGAAACACCTGGGGGAAAGTCTTGAGGTATGAAAAACTATCTTCCTCCGCCATACCGCTTGTATTTTAACTTCTAGACAAGCTATAGCTTCGTTTCAGTATCCCGTGATCTTGCCGTCAAGGTCACGCTGATGAAATGCCAAATGCTGTCCGTTTATCGGCTGCAACGAGGAACTCCGTTCACCCGTTTAGGAGAAGTTAACTGCCAAAAAACACGAAGTCGACCAGCTACTTCTCCCCGAGTCTCATCAGAAGCTGTGCTTGTCTCTCCTCTGCAAATAAACAGAGGATTTGCATTACATCAGCAAATGAGACAGAAACGGAAACACCTCTATCAAAATGATAATCATCTACAAAGACTTTTATCTGAAGGAAGATAGAGGTCACGCTCCTTCCATCTGCAGGCAGTACCAAACCATCCCTGTGGGGGGCGACACGGACTCCTAATACGagattttgttatatatatatatatatatatatatatatatatatatatatatatatatatatatatatatatatatatatatattcaaaatataaaaactaaattccGTCCGTGTCGCCCCCCACAGGGATGGTTTGGTACTGCCTTTCTACTAGGGTAAGATGACCTACGACAATTAATGTATGGTTTGGGATTGAAACAATTAGAAAAGAGTATTGCAGATATAATTTATGTGTATGATATGATACAAGAACCTGAAAAAGCTTAGGCTACTTAAGCCTTTTGAAACAGTATACTGAAAAATTTGAAGAAGGTCTTTAGGCAGTTTCATAAGGGGTTAAATGACTCActctgtttcctgtttgtcATCTTATGAAAGTCACGTCCATGTCTTAGTGTTCTCTCCCCACCGATCAGTCTGACATCATGTTTAAGGTAAATATGGTAGTGTGTGGTTTCCTCTTACAAAGTTGTTTATCAACACACAGAAGCTGGTTTGAAGCTGAATATTGGGAAAATCTGTGTCTCAATACTGTGTTAATGTATAACTAAGTGGACTGGTCATCGTGCAgtatatgttatttaaatactgGGTAGACCCTCAGTCCACCACAGTCCAGCTCTAGAATCAGCAAAGCATCTGAAGGTAAACAGGAGATCTTCTTTTCTCACACCTTTATGACTGATTATCTCTATGTCTgtgattataattaaataatcctGATAAAATGTTTGACCTCGTTGAATTAGACTAGGCTTAACAGTGATAACTGATCCAGACATATTATTGCATCTGTTTTGCTctggattttatatatatatatatatatatatatatatatatatatatatatatatatatatatatatatatatatatatatatatatatttatttatgtattatttataagaaTCACTGGAATCTGTTAATTTGgtggtaaaaatatttttatcatcatcaatgctgaaaacagttgtcttgtttaatatttttgtggagactacaacacattttaatttgaatctgGTAATAAGTGTAACAACAAAAATgggcaaaaacatttttcttttgctgaaatTCCCCAAATAAACTGACTGAGTACATACTAAAATAGAATAATTGCCCAAAATGTTGTAACgctcaacagaaaaaaataatgcaagaaAGCTCTTGTCTTgcctacttttttatttttgtatttgtattttgtgtttggaGATCGTCCATTTTTCTAAggatttttataaatgaaaagaacctttaaaacaacagaatttatttgCCGGAAATCTTTAgttaaaaactgtttgtttattgCCACAAAATTCCTTTTAAAGAatcaaggattttttttctattatactACCATAAATCTGAACTGGAATGTACTGAACTGTATTTGTCTCTGTGCTTCTTTATCTGAGCCATGTGTTCTCTGCTCTTTGGTTCAGTAGGGTTATTGCCCTCAAATGCAGCTCAGTACAGAGACCTCGGCTGCTGTAATGCAGAAACTGGTCAATTTATTCTGTGAAAAACGGGGGTGGAAGAGCACAGATCAAGCAGCCACAGCAAACAGCCCCCTGTTGgtttttaagcacaaaaaaagtgttgatATGTCTATTCTAATTCCACGTAACATGTGGTAAGCTTTGCTAGTACTCATGTAATGTCACGTCTATTTCATACTCTAATTAGTTTAATATCTAATAGGCACACCGGAAGAGCTTCCCATTAAGATGAACAAGATGTTCTTCACCCTCTTAATGGTTTCCTGCTTTGCGATAGGAACAGCCAATCGTGTGTATGTCCACCCCTTCAACCTATTTAGCTCTGACAACATCAGCTGTGAGGTTATCCAGAATGAGGAACGCAAGCCCGTTGAGACGGTGCATCCACTGACTCCTCTTCAGGACAGCACTGAGCCGGACCCACGATCCGGAAGCACCACAGAGAACCTGAAAAACCTCACCCAGCGGACCGCTGTGTTAGCAGAACTGCAGAATTCACTTGGGCTGCGCATGTACCAGTCACTTAGTCGTACACAGAAGCATGCCAACACGCTGCTGTCACCCCTAAATGCCTTTGGGGCTTTGGTGACCCTCTACCTGGGAGCATCCAAAAAGACTGCCGTTTCCTACCAACAGCTGTTAGGACTCAACCTGGAGTCTAAGCAGGCCGACTGTGCGTACTTCATTGATGGACACACGGTGTTGCGTACGCTCCAGGCCATCAGTGCACAGGCAGAACAATCGCAAAATGAGCTCAGGACCCTCGTGTGGACCTTCATTAACAGCGACGCAGACCTTTCCAAAGACTTTTTACGTGGGACACAAGATTTCTCTGATGACTCTTTTGTCCGAGCTGTGGACTTCTCTAACGCGAAGGAAGCTGAGGTGCAGGTGAACAACTTTATTCAGAAAACGTCAGACAGCAAGGTTAAGGACCTGTTTAAGGATGTTACTCCAAAAACAGATCTGCTGTTTGCTAGTTCAGTGCATTTTAAAGGTGAGTGAATCAATAATTATTCAGAAACGTGATTCTGAATTAAATTAAGcctcattaaattaaatcttatatgttcttttttttaaataaagtgagaagttgtaaaaatatgtagctaaaataaactgaGTTTAGAGGGAGAAAAGAATTGtagcctattttttttattgttttgcacaACAGAAAACAATGTAGAAAATAGATTCATCAAGGCActccagaaatgaaaaaaaatacctgCTGTAggttgggatttttttttaaaaatgacatacaaGTAGAAAAATAGCTTATTCTGCACTAAATCTGTAACGTTTTCCAGGTAATTGGAAAATTGCTTTCCAAGCTGAAGCAATCAGTGATCAAAAGTTCTGGACCCATGAGAACTCAACTGTTGAAGTCCCCTTCATGATGCACACTGGAAACTACATGTACTTCAATGATGTTGGCAGGAAGTGCTCTATAGTCAAGCTTGGTCTCGGGGAAAGGACCTATCTGCTGCTAGCGCTGCCTCATGAGGGAGCTAGCCTGGAGGACATTGAGAAGCAGCTCCCAACAATCATACCTGCATGGCATCAAAATCTAAAAGAAATGTGAGTAAATGTttcttctgagaaaaaaaaaaacctctgtaagttgtaaataaaataacctcAAAGACCAATCACTTGTCACTTGTTTGTGTTGGCAGAAATCTGGAACTATCTTTGCCCAAATTCTCCTTGACCGCTGTGACAGACCTGAGATTGGTTTTATCAGAAATGGCAGTAGAAAAATACCTCTTGGGCTCCGATGCCAACTTCAGAAGACTGAGCAGCAAGGAGAACTTCACCGTTGATAAGGTAAAATACTGTTTAGAGCAACTAAAATCAATTAGGATCAGTAAAATCTGACTATAATCAAGTTCtgtaacaattataaataactaCCTTTATAACCAACGTGGTCCACACTGCTCTTTTTATAACAGTAACCTCCATGTATCTTACAGGTCCTCAACAAGGTTGTTTTTGAGATGACCGGAGGTTCAGAGGTTCAGAACAGAACTGAAGATGAACCGGTTCCCCATAAAGTTAGGATCAACCGGCCCTTCTTCTTTGCTATTGTAGAGGGCAACTCTAATGCCATACTCATGCTAGGCAAAATCGTCAAtccaaaaacttaaaaatttgttATGGTGGTGACCttacattatattacaatataaacagTGTTTTAGAGTTTCCATCCAACTAACAACTATATGTTAAA
Protein-coding sequences here:
- the agt gene encoding angiotensinogen; translated protein: MNKMFFTLLMVSCFAIGTANRVYVHPFNLFSSDNISCEVIQNEERKPVETVHPLTPLQDSTEPDPRSGSTTENLKNLTQRTAVLAELQNSLGLRMYQSLSRTQKHANTLLSPLNAFGALVTLYLGASKKTAVSYQQLLGLNLESKQADCAYFIDGHTVLRTLQAISAQAEQSQNELRTLVWTFINSDADLSKDFLRGTQDFSDDSFVRAVDFSNAKEAEVQVNNFIQKTSDSKVKDLFKDVTPKTDLLFASSVHFKGNWKIAFQAEAISDQKFWTHENSTVEVPFMMHTGNYMYFNDVGRKCSIVKLGLGERTYLLLALPHEGASLEDIEKQLPTIIPAWHQNLKEINLELSLPKFSLTAVTDLRLVLSEMAVEKYLLGSDANFRRLSSKENFTVDKVLNKVVFEMTGGSEVQNRTEDEPVPHKVRINRPFFFAIVEGNSNAILMLGKIVNPKT